The proteins below come from a single Chitinophaga pinensis DSM 2588 genomic window:
- a CDS encoding TonB-dependent receptor, translating into MQKKFAVLALFFSTISSLQALAQHKYTISGIIRDKTTGETLIGASIRILPQSRYNSSSNNFGFYAIVVPEGSYRLVVSYTGYKPDTIALTLSNDLTRNISLLPVSGQLSEVVITSESTHNTLAKAQMGLQKLSTAEMANVPVFLGEKDIIKTIQLLPGIKSAGEGSGGFYVRGGNIDENLLLLDDAPVYNATHLMGFFSTFNSDAIKDLTLYKGAMPAEYGGRLSSVVDVRTKDGNNQQFHGSGGLGIIASRLNLEGPVVKDKGSFIVSGRRTYADVFLRLSDNKDVKKSNLYFYDLNAKANYNLNDHNRIFISYYNGKDNLKLSDQLALYYGNTTGTFRWNHNFNSHLFSNTTLLYSDYNNNIEVADNSSNMKIISKIRDFSLKEDLQYFMSGNDKLNFGFTTTHHNLSPGILDASESSNYNAAALDKKYALESAAYINHEKSMGQWSVNYGLRLSVFNVFGPGNFYTYDAGGNITDSTKYASGELVKTYINLEPRAAASYQLDSVSSVKFAYARNTQNVHLISNSATTSPTDLWILSSPNVKPEIADQLSFGYYRHLRNGRYELSGEVYYKQLQNQIDFKDGAALTINNNVESQLLYGKGRAYGLELFAKKKSGRLSGWVSYTLSRTERQVNAINSGYWYPAHQDQTHNLAIVSSYQLSRKVALSGNWVYNTGNAVTFPSGKYEINGQTVFLYAERNGYRMPAYHRLDVGVTIDGKKGKGWNSSWNFSVYNAYGKENPYIIEFKNDPGNPARTIARQTALFRWVPSITYNFSF; encoded by the coding sequence ATGCAGAAAAAATTTGCTGTACTGGCTTTATTCTTTTCCACGATAAGTAGTCTACAAGCCCTTGCTCAGCATAAGTATACAATTAGCGGTATCATACGTGATAAAACGACAGGGGAAACACTGATAGGCGCCTCTATACGTATTCTGCCACAATCCAGGTATAACAGCAGCAGTAATAATTTCGGGTTCTATGCGATTGTCGTGCCGGAGGGTTCATATAGATTAGTTGTCAGTTATACTGGATATAAGCCCGATACGATCGCACTGACATTAAGCAATGATCTTACCAGGAATATATCGCTGTTGCCTGTCAGCGGACAACTATCTGAAGTTGTCATTACATCAGAAAGCACGCATAACACACTGGCGAAGGCACAAATGGGATTACAAAAACTCAGCACGGCTGAAATGGCGAATGTGCCGGTGTTTCTCGGAGAAAAGGATATTATTAAAACGATACAGTTATTACCGGGTATAAAGTCCGCCGGTGAAGGAAGTGGCGGATTCTATGTACGCGGTGGTAATATTGATGAAAACCTCTTGTTATTAGACGATGCGCCGGTGTATAATGCGACGCATTTAATGGGTTTCTTTTCTACGTTCAATTCCGACGCAATCAAAGACCTCACTTTATATAAAGGCGCTATGCCGGCGGAATATGGCGGCCGTCTTTCATCTGTGGTAGATGTCAGGACGAAAGACGGCAACAATCAGCAGTTCCATGGTAGCGGCGGACTTGGTATCATTGCATCGCGGCTGAACCTGGAAGGGCCTGTTGTAAAAGACAAAGGGTCTTTTATTGTTAGTGGCCGCCGTACTTATGCCGACGTATTTCTGAGGCTCTCTGACAACAAAGATGTTAAGAAGTCGAATCTTTATTTTTACGATCTCAATGCAAAGGCCAATTATAACCTGAATGATCATAACAGGATCTTTATTTCGTATTACAACGGCAAGGACAATCTGAAGTTGTCGGATCAACTGGCCTTGTATTATGGCAACACCACGGGGACATTCCGCTGGAACCACAATTTCAATAGTCATCTGTTCTCCAATACGACCCTGCTTTACAGCGATTACAACAATAACATAGAGGTGGCAGATAACTCAAGTAACATGAAGATCATTTCCAAGATCAGGGATTTTTCGCTGAAAGAAGATCTGCAATATTTCATGTCGGGCAATGATAAGCTGAACTTTGGCTTTACCACTACGCATCATAACCTGAGTCCGGGAATCCTTGATGCCAGCGAGTCCTCCAATTATAATGCGGCGGCACTCGACAAGAAATATGCGCTTGAAAGTGCCGCTTATATCAATCACGAAAAAAGTATGGGGCAATGGAGTGTGAATTATGGTCTGCGTTTGTCTGTCTTTAATGTATTCGGTCCGGGAAATTTTTATACTTATGACGCGGGAGGAAATATCACCGATTCCACTAAGTATGCCAGCGGAGAACTGGTCAAGACCTACATTAACCTGGAACCAAGAGCCGCCGCAAGTTACCAGCTGGATAGTGTCAGTTCTGTAAAATTCGCCTATGCCCGGAATACGCAAAATGTGCACCTGATCAGTAATTCTGCGACTACCAGTCCGACGGACCTTTGGATACTAAGCAGTCCGAATGTAAAGCCGGAGATTGCAGATCAGCTTTCCTTCGGTTATTACCGTCATCTGCGTAATGGCCGTTATGAGCTGTCTGGTGAAGTATATTACAAACAGCTGCAAAACCAGATTGACTTTAAAGATGGTGCGGCGCTCACGATCAACAATAATGTCGAGTCGCAGTTGTTGTATGGGAAAGGCAGGGCTTATGGACTGGAGCTGTTTGCAAAGAAGAAGTCCGGCCGCCTGAGCGGCTGGGTGAGTTACACCTTATCCCGTACAGAGCGGCAGGTAAATGCGATCAATAGCGGTTACTGGTATCCGGCGCATCAGGACCAGACCCATAATCTTGCGATTGTATCCAGTTACCAGTTAAGCAGGAAAGTCGCCCTTTCTGGCAACTGGGTATACAATACCGGTAATGCAGTGACTTTTCCGAGTGGCAAGTACGAAATCAACGGACAGACGGTATTTCTGTATGCAGAGCGGAATGGTTATCGTATGCCTGCTTACCATCGTTTAGATGTGGGTGTCACGATAGATGGGAAAAAGGGAAAAGGCTGGAACAGCAGCTGGAACTTTTCTGTATATAATGCCTACGGAAAAGAGAATCCGTATATCATAGAATTCAAGAATGATCCGGGTAACCCGGCACGTACTATTGCCCGGCAAACGGCGCTTTTCCGCTGGGTGCCTTCTATCACCTATAATTTCTCGTTTTAG
- a CDS encoding DUF4249 domain-containing protein codes for MKTIFTSVLLLTLLIGCTKNIDVQLRSAPSQIVIQGTITNGGDPYYIRINRTVPFDAENTYPAVSGAGVYVLDSTDNKLYRFYESPIDAGVYISAYLVGQMGHTYKMYVNIDGEEYIATSTMPNLVTMKGISFTQTKILEETRNLPQVNFQDPPNVKNYYVFSLLVNDVPYQAFYALDDRLSDGNFVRHQLYMDSAYIQKEDVVKVIMANVDRNIYNYFNVLQANGGTSGTPSNPPSNISNGALGYFGASSVDVRSIQF; via the coding sequence ATGAAGACTATTTTTACATCCGTTCTGCTGCTCACATTACTGATTGGTTGTACAAAAAATATCGACGTACAACTTAGATCTGCTCCTTCGCAGATCGTCATTCAGGGCACCATTACAAATGGTGGAGACCCTTATTATATCAGGATTAACCGCACCGTGCCATTTGATGCAGAAAACACTTATCCGGCGGTTTCCGGTGCAGGCGTGTATGTGCTGGACAGTACGGACAATAAACTATACCGCTTCTACGAATCTCCCATTGACGCAGGCGTTTACATATCAGCTTATCTCGTTGGTCAGATGGGCCATACCTACAAAATGTATGTCAATATCGATGGGGAGGAATACATCGCCACCTCTACGATGCCTAATCTGGTAACGATGAAGGGCATTTCATTTACGCAGACGAAAATATTGGAAGAGACCAGAAATCTGCCGCAGGTAAATTTCCAGGATCCGCCCAATGTGAAGAATTACTATGTCTTTTCTTTACTGGTGAATGATGTGCCTTACCAGGCATTTTATGCGCTGGATGACCGACTAAGCGATGGCAATTTTGTCAGACACCAGCTGTATATGGACAGCGCGTATATACAGAAGGAAGATGTCGTGAAAGTCATCATGGCAAATGTAGACAGGAATATCTATAACTATTTTAATGTATTGCAAGCAAACGGCGGAACCTCAGGTACCCCCTCCAATCCACCTTCTAATATATCCAATGGCGCCCTGGGGTATTTTGGTGCCTCCAGTGTTGATGTGAGATCGATACAGTTTTAA